In Mycoplasmopsis meleagridis, the genomic stretch ATGAACAAAATTGAGGAAACTAAATACAATAACTTACATAGTAATAGATTAATGAAAGAATTAAAATTATTAATTACTGATAGTTTTATTTTTAAAAATTACTTTTCTAAAATTAAAGTAGCAATAATAAAAGATAAATATATATATTTATTAACTAATAAAAATAAAAAAGAAAATATCGATGTTTTTAATGAATATAAAAATGTTTTTAATGAAGTAATAAATTCTCTTTTTCCAGACCATAAATATAAATTTATATGAAATGAAGATGTAGACAAATATAAAGATAAAAATATAAACAAAGAAGATAATATTATTACTTATTTAGATATTAGAAAGGACCATACCTTTGAAAATTATGTCGAAGGAAAATTTAATCATGAAGCAATTAAAATTTGCAAAATGATAATTAATGGAGAAAAAAATTTCAATCCTGTGTTAATTTATGGTAAATCAGGATTAGGAAAAACTCATCTATTGCATGCCACAATTAATCAGTTATTAAAAGATAATGTAAAAGTAATGTATATTAATCCTTCAATATTTGTTAGAGAAGTTTCTTCACTCTTGCAAGAAAATAATCAAGCAAAAATTAAAAAAATGAAAAAAGCTCTTGATGAAATTGATATTTTAATGTTTGATGATTTGCAATCATTAACAGTAGGTAACAAAAGATCAACATTAAATTTATTATTTACCATTTTAGACGAAAGAATTAATAAACAAAGAGTTACTATTTTTACACTTGATAAACCGATAGATTTACTCATCGAAGCATTGGATAATAGACTTTATACGCGTTTAGCAATGGGACTTCAACAAGAAATAAAAAGTCCTTCACAAGAAGAATTAGCAAAAATATTAATTAGTATTCTAAAAGAAAATAATATGAATCCAGAAAATTGGGATAAAGATGCTATTTCTCTCATTACACAAAATTTCGCTTCTGATGTGAGAAATTTAATTGGCGGAATTAATAAAATTAAATTTCACAAGAGCGAAATTGATAGTAGTTATAATTCGCAATATTCTTTATCTATTGTTAAAAATATTCTCTCTTCTATTAATAAAGATCAAATAACAGTTTCACCTGATAAAATAATTCATTTTATTAGTAAGTATTACAAAATAAATATGAATGAAATAATTAATAAAAATAGAGAAAAAAATGTTGTTCTAGCCAGAAATATAGCAATTTATATAATAAGAGAACAATTAAAATTACCTCTCGATAAAATAGGTTCTATATTTGGAAATAGGGATCATTCAACTATTATTAATTCAATAAAAAATATTGAAAAGCAGTTGAAAGAGGTAAATAATAATTTGAATCAAACAATAGCAGAAATAAAAGACAGTATTTATCGCTTGAAATAGGAATCAAAATGAAAATTATTGTTAATAAAAAGAAATTTGAAGAAACAATAGATATTGTTTCTAGATATACTGATCCTATCAATAATTCTTATGGATTAAGATGTATTTTATTTAATGTTTCAAAAGAAAAAATTACCTTAAGTGCATCAAATGGATTTATAAGTATTGTTAAATCATTAGAAGTAGATAATGAAAAAATTAAAATTATTGAAGAAGGTGATTTTTTAATAAATTCAACTATTTTTAAAAATGCAATTAGAAGAATGTCTAAAGAAATAACAATTAGTGATGAAAATGGAGATATTGAAATAAATGATAGTGATGTAAAATATAACTTAAGACCTAATAACATTGAAATTTTTCACTCAATTGACGAAATCTTTTCAGCTGAGAAAATTGAAATTAATACAGAAAAATTTAAAAAAGCTATTCATTCTGTAATTTTTGCCACTTCTGATGATGATCATGTTTTAAAATGTATAAACTTCTTAATTAAAGATAATGTTATTGATATTACTGCTACAGATAGATACAGATTAGCAAGATATTCTTTACCAACAAATGCTATTTTTTCTAGTTCTAAAGATATTTCTGTTTTAGCTTCTAGTGTTAAGGATTTAATTCCTAATGATTGTCCTAAAAAAGCTATTTTGTTTTTTAATAGTACTAAATTTGGAGTTGAATATGATAATACAGTTATAGCAGCAAATACTTCTGATGTTACTTTTCCTAATAATAATGACTATTTGTTTAGTATGAAAGAAATTAAAACTACTTTAATAATTAAAAAAGAAATATTAGTAGATTTATTAAATAA encodes the following:
- the dnaA gene encoding chromosomal replication initiator protein DnaA, with protein sequence MNKIEETKYNNLHSNRLMKELKLLITDSFIFKNYFSKIKVAIIKDKYIYLLTNKNKKENIDVFNEYKNVFNEVINSLFPDHKYKFIWNEDVDKYKDKNINKEDNIITYLDIRKDHTFENYVEGKFNHEAIKICKMIINGEKNFNPVLIYGKSGLGKTHLLHATINQLLKDNVKVMYINPSIFVREVSSLLQENNQAKIKKMKKALDEIDILMFDDLQSLTVGNKRSTLNLLFTILDERINKQRVTIFTLDKPIDLLIEALDNRLYTRLAMGLQQEIKSPSQEELAKILISILKENNMNPENWDKDAISLITQNFASDVRNLIGGINKIKFHKSEIDSSYNSQYSLSIVKNILSSINKDQITVSPDKIIHFISKYYKINMNEIINKNREKNVVLARNIAIYIIREQLKLPLDKIGSIFGNRDHSTIINSIKNIEKQLKEVNNNLNQTIAEIKDSIYRLK
- a CDS encoding DNA polymerase III subunit beta, with product MKIIVNKKKFEETIDIVSRYTDPINNSYGLRCILFNVSKEKITLSASNGFISIVKSLEVDNEKIKIIEEGDFLINSTIFKNAIRRMSKEITISDENGDIEINDSDVKYNLRPNNIEIFHSIDEIFSAEKIEINTEKFKKAIHSVIFATSDDDHVLKCINFLIKDNVIDITATDRYRLARYSLPTNAIFSSSKDISVLASSVKDLIPNDCPKKAILFFNSTKFGVEYDNTVIAANTSDVTFPNNNDYLFSMKEIKTTLIIKKEILVDLLNKAYVINAPGYKKISISINRNELKISVIVPELGDSLVKTKDYEFRSDEKNVQFDVDFNYFKEALSVFSGEVLLLLDEKPTKILILSKSNEECKQIVAPTRG